The genomic DNA TTTGTTACCGTTATTTTTATTTGAGTTAGTATTTGGTTTGTTATTTTGTTTGTTATTTTGTTTATTATTGTTGTTTTTGTTATTGCCGTTTTTATTGTTGTTTTGTGGTTTTTGGTGATTATTTTGAGTATTTTGTTTAGTTTTATTACCACTTTCTTGTGGCTTGAACTTTTTATCAAGCACTTTAATTTGATCGTCTTCTAGTGCTTGCATGTGGTTGGATACTTCTACATCCATTTTTTTTAACTCGTCGATAATCTCTTTACTCTTAACATTTAATTCTTTCGCATATTCGTAAATTCTTTTTTTACTCATATAATCACTCCTTACAATATTCATCAATCATGGCAATAAGCTTCTTCGCAAAACCAGAGTCAGTAACCCCTACATTCACACGTTCTGCCTTGCCTAATGATTGTCCTAATTCTGCTCTCGTACCGAAAATTTTAAATGGAACATGGTATGTTTCACATTTATTTTTAATATTTTTTAAAGCATTATCTGAAGCATCTGTCGCTAATATAACTAATTTTATATTTTGTTTCTTTATTTCAGTTAATAATACTGATTCACCTGATTTTATTTTACGAGCTCTCATTGCTAAACCTAAAAAGTTTAATATTTGAGATTTGCTCATTTAGGAATCTCTTCTCGATAAATCAAACGAATGATTTCTTTATAAACAGGCTCTAATTTTTCAGGATTTTCATTAAAATATCTCTCAAGTACGCCTTTTTTCTGAGCTTCTTCTACGCTTTTAACATCTTTCGAAACATATGCGCCTCTACCTTGTTGTTTACCCGTTCCATCAGCAAAAATTTCGCCTTCTTTATTGATAACGACACGAATCATATCTTTTTTAGGCTGCATTTCATTTGTAATGATACATTTACGCATTGGAATTTTTTTCTTCTTCATTAATTACTCACCCCAATTGTCAGCTTAAATGTCTTTTTCTTCTTTATCGACATCTTCTGAATCAGTTTCTTCACTTTCTTCAGATGGCTCATCAATTTCAGCTGAAAGTTCAGCAGTTGTTAAATTTGATTCTTCTAAATTAACATCTTCAATCTCCACATCTTCATCGCCAGTCATCACGATTTCATCAGCTTGTTCTTCTGATTCAATTACTGGATAAATCCCTGCTTCACGTGCATCAGTTTCAGACTTGATATCAATTTTCCAACCAGTTAATTTAGCCGCTAAACGCGCGTTTTGACCTCTTTTACCAATTGCAAGTGATAATTGGTAATCTGGTACAACGACTACTGTTGATTGATTTTCTTCATCAACAATAACTTCTAAAACTTGTGATGGGCTTAAAGCGTTACGCACAAATACTTTTGGATCTTCGTTCCATTGTACGATGTCAATTTTTTCTCCACCAAGTTCTTCAACCACTGCCTCTACACGTGCACCCTTAGCACCTACGCATGCACCTACTGCATCAATATCAGGGTTTTCAGAGTAAACACTGATTTTAGAACGATCCCCAGCTTCACGAGCTACAGATTTAACAATAACTGTACCATCATAAATTTCTGGTACTTCTTGTTCAAATAAACGTTTCAATAATCCTGGATGACTTCTAGATACATAAATTTGAGGTCCTTTTGTCGTTTGTTCTACTTTATTTACATATACTTGAATACGTTCATTTGGAATATAACTTTCATTTGGACTTCTTTCAGCCTCTGATAATACAGCTTCAATGCGACCTAAATTTACATAAACGTAACGGTGATCTACTCGGTCAATGACACCAGTTAAGATATCGTCTTCTTTATCGATAAATTCTGTGTACAAAATTTCTCTTTCAGCATCTCTTAAACGTTGCATTACAGCTTGTTTTGCTGCTTGAGCACCAACGCGTCCAAAATCTTTAGGTGTAACGTCCTCTTCGTAAATATCACCAATTTCATAAGCTGGATTTTTCACAAGTGCAGTACTTAAATCCACTTCATCTCTATCATCAAACACTTCTTCAACTACTTCTTTTCGTGCAATAACTTTAAAAGTACCTTCATCCATGTTTAATTCAACGCGAACGTTTCTAGCGCTATCATAGTTCTTTTTATATGCAGTAATTAATGCCGCTTCAATTGCATCAATTAATACTTCTCTTGGGATTTTCTTTTCTTTTTCTAAATATTCAGTTGCTAATAAAAGTTCATTACTTGCCACTATTATTTCCTCCTCATCACGTTAAATCATTACTGCGTGACGTGCTTTTGCAATTTTATTTCTTGGTATTTCAATTTGTTTCGTTTTAGCTTTCTCTTTAACTTCCATAGTGATTGTCTCTTCATTTACGGCTTTCAAAATACCTAGCCATTCTTTTTCATTTTCAATTGGTGCATATAATGAGACAAATACAGGTTTTTCGACTGCATTTTGATAATCTTTTTCTTTTTTGATTGGACGTTCTGCACCTGGAGATGCAACGTCTAAGTAATACATCTCTGGAATAGGATCATTTTCATCCATTGCCTCACTAATCTTTTCAGAAGCGAGTGTACAATCATTTAAATCAACCCCGCCATCTATATCGATAGAGATTCTTAAAAAATGATCTTTCCCCTCTTTAGTATATTCAACTTCTACTAATTCAAAATTTAATTCATTTAAAATAGGAGTAATGATTGTTTCTACTTCTTCAGTTATTTTACTCATACAGGCCTCCCTTTTTGGCAAATAGAAAAGAGCGGGTATATGCCCACTCTTTCTGCCTGAGTCTAATTTTTTACGCACCTTGATTATATCACATATCATTTTGTTAAACAAATTAAGTCCTCGTATGGATAGTTTTGAGTGCTTTTTACATTAATTAAAACGCTTAAAATATTACATATCGAATATTGATAACTGTGCTTTATCAGGTAAATTAGGTAACGATCCTAAATCGTCAAGATATTCGATAATTTTTTGTGATAAACCTGCTTTTTTATTTAAATCTTCTTTAGATAAGAATGGTCCATCTTCACGTGCTTCAACAATACGTTTAGCAACGTTTTCTCCGAGTCCAGGCACAGATATAAACGGAGGGATAAGCGTATCTCCTTCTATTATGAAATCAAATGCCTGACTCTTTTCTAAACTTATCGGTTGCATACGAAAACCTCTGTGTGCCATTTCATTCATAATTTCTAATACAGTAAGAACATCTTTTTCTTTTTTACCGAGGTCCATGTATCTTGAATACATATCTTTAACCGTATTCTTAATGCTTTCTTTATCCTTGATCATCGTGATCAAATCAAAGTCTGAAGCACGTATTGTAAAGTAAGCCGCATAATAATATAACGGATGATGTACTTTAAAATAAGCGATACGCACTGCCATTAATACATATGCTGCTGCGTGGGCTTTAGGGAACATGTATTTGATTTTCAAACATGAATCTAAGTACCAATCTGGTACGTTATTTTCTTTCATAGCATCTATCATTTCTTCTGTTAGACCTTTACCTTTACGTACAGACTCCATTGTTTTAAAGGCCATTGAAGGTTCTAATCCAGCGTACATTAAGTACACCATGATATCGTCACGACAACCAATTACACTTGATAAATCACAAATACCAGTGCGAATTAATTCTTGAGCATTGCCCAACCATACATCTGTACCGTGAGAGAGTCCAGATATTTGTACAAGTTCAGAGAATGTGGTTGGTTTCGTATCTTCTAGCATTTGACGTACGAATCCAGTACCGAACTCAGGCACACCAAACGTACCAGTCTTACAAAGTATCTCTTCTTCAGTAACGCCTAATGTTTCAGGACTACTGAAAATTTGCATTGTTTCCTTATCATCGACAGGAATTGTTTTAGGATCAATACCAGACAAATCTTGTAACATACGAATCATAGTAGGATCATCATGCCCTAATATATCTAATTTCAAAACATTGTCATGAATTGAGTGGAAATCAAAATGTGTCGTCATCCAAGATGCGCTTTGGTCATCCGCTGGGTATTGAATTGGCGTGAAATCATAAATATCCATATAATCTGGAACAACGATAATACCACCAGGATGTTGTCCTGTTGTACGTTTCACACCTGTACAACCTTTAACTAATCGATCAATTTCAGCCCCACGTTTATGAATACCTTGGTCATTCAAGTACCCTTTGACATATCCGAAGGCCGTCTTTTCAGCAACAGTACCTATTGTACCTGCTCTAAATACTTTGTCTTCTCCAAAAAGTACTTTCGTATAGTTATGTGCATTCGGTTGATATTCACCACTAAAGTTTAAGTCGATATCAGGTACTTTATCCCCCTTAAATCCTAGGAATGTTTCGAAAGGAATATCTTGACCTTCTTTAATGAGGTCAGCGCCACAGGTACTACATTGTTTATCAGGCAAGTCAAATCCTGAACCTACGGAACCATCATCAAAGAACTCACTTGTTTTACAATTAGGACAAATATAGTGCGGTGGAAGCGGGTTAACTTCAGTAATTTCAGTCATGGTCGCTACAAAGCTTGAACCGACCGAACCACGGGAACCTACTAAGTAGCCATCATCTAATGATTTTTTCACGAGACGCTGAGAGATTAAATAAATTACTGAGAAACCATTACCAATAATACTTGCCAATTCTTTTTCAAGTCGGTCGATTACAATCTGAGGTAATTCCTCACCATAAAGTTTCTTTGCGTTTGCATAACTTAATTCTCTAATTTCTTCGTTTGCACCCTCCATACGGGGTGTAAATAATTGGTCTTTAATAGGTATAACTTTATCTATTCGATCAGCTAAATCATTCGTATTCTTGACAACAATTTCATAAGCTTTGTCTTCACCTAGAAAATGAAACTCATCCAACATTTCATCTGTAGTTCTAAAATGTGCTTCAGGTAAAGTAGAACGATTGAGTGGATTACCTGATTGTGAAGCGATAAGAATCTTTCTAGCTACGGCATCATGTTCAAATAAATAATGTGCATTTCCAGTTGCTATAACAGGAATACCAGTACTTTCACCGGCTTTAAGGATACGATCGTAAATTTCATATAATGTTTCCGTATCACGTATTAACTCTCGATCTATCAAATCTTGATAAAGTTTTGGTGGTTGAACTTCAATAAAGTCATAATACTTCGCGATTTTTTCAACTTCTGATTGATCACGTTGCATTACTGCAGTAAATAATTCACCCTCATCACAAGCCGTACCAACTAGAATGCCTTCACGATATTCATTAAGTAATGACCGTGGAATTCTCGGAGTACGATAATAATATTTAACTAATGATGCACTAACAATTTTAAATAGATTTTTAAGCCCTTCTTGCGTTTGAACAATTAATGTCACGTGCGTTGGACGAGCACGTTTATATGCATCTTCATTAGAAAGTTTTTGATTAATATCTTTATGATTAGTCACACCGAGTTCTTTCATTTGTTGCACCATTTTGATGAAAATATAAGCAGTAGCTTCTGTATCATAAATGGCTCTATGGTGTTGTGTGAGTTCGACGCCATATTTTTTAGCTAAGAAATTTAAACCGTGTTTACCATACTCGGTGTTAATGGTACGAGACAATTCAAGCGTATCGATAACGCCATTTGTTGAAGGTCCGAACCCAAGTCTTTCATAACCTGTGTCAATAAAGCCCATATCGAATGACGCATTATGTGCTACAAAGATAGCATCGCCAACCCACGATTTAAATTCGGTTAAGACTTCATCAATTTCAGGGGCATCGGTTAACATATCGTCAGTAATATGCGTTAGATTAATAATTGTTTCCGATAATTTTTCATGTGGGTTACTGAAACGTTCAAATTTATCTATAATCTCTCCGTCTTTAACTTTTACAGCAGCTAATTCAATAATCTGATCGTACTGATTGGATAATCCAGTTGTTTCGACGTCAAATACGACATAAGTGGCTTCTTTTAAATCACGATCAGTTGGTTTATAGGCAATTGGTACACCATCATCAACTAACATACCTTCCATGCCATAAATCATTTTGATGCCATTCTTTTCAGCAGCGTTATGCGCATCTGGAAACGCTTGTACGACATTGTGATCAGTTACAGCGATTGCTTTATGACCCCAATCCGCTGCTTGCGCTACATATGCACTAATATTAGGTATCCCATCCATTTGGCTCATTGATGTATGCAAATGGAATTCAACGCGTTTATCTTCTGCTTTATCTTGTTTAGGTGTTTTCTTAATTTCTTCGATATCTGACATCATCATTACTAGATCACGGACGAAAGTGTCTTCTTCAATTCGACCTTGTGCACGGACCCATTTACCTACACTTAATGCTTTGAAATGATCTAAATCATCTTTATTTTTTCTTGTAAACATTTTTAACACTAATGAATCAGTATAGTCCGTTACTTTTAATTCAACAATATGGCGTCCACTTTTCAATTCTTTAAGGTTAATATCAAAGATAACGCCCTCAATCGCTACTTTAAATTCTTCTTCTACAATGGATTCAATTGGCTTAATATTTTCAACTTGAATAGGTTTACCAATTTGGCATTTGTCAACATTACTTTCATTGTTATCTTGTTGTTTCGCTTTTTCAGCTTTGATTTTTTCCATTTTTTCAGTAGCTTCTCTAGCACTTTTCTCATCTTCTTCTTGAATATGTGCTTCAAGTGAAGCTAAATCATCATAAGAATTCGTATCGTCAGTTTCAAAGACGACTTTATCTATATCGAATCCACATTTTTGAAAAGCTTTTACCAAACTACCATTACAAACTTTATCAAAGTGATTTCTCTCAATATCATTTGATGTCATCACTTTCAAAACATTACCTGACATAATTAAACGTTTTTGTTTAAGTTGACCTTTAACTTTCGGTGACAAAGCAGTGTGTTCAATACAATGACCAAAATATTTAATCGCATGTTCATCTTGATTGCTTGTATTTTGAATTGTGAAATGCCATTCTACTTTCGCAATCTCTTTAAATTCCTCAGTAATTGCATTTGTAAAAAGTAGATAATCTTCATGTGAAAGGAAATATGGCAATGTTATTTGAAATTCCCATGTTCTATTTTTATTCGATACATCAACTCGCGTTAATTCACCTTTTTCAATAATTTCACTATCTAATTGATTAGAAATTTTAATTTGATCGGCGAGTACTTTAAATTTTTCCTGATTAGTCATTGCCACGACGAATAACCACCTTATTTCTTACTTTATAATTCAATATTTATAGTCACATTTTGTCATGTTGAATTTAAAAACTTGATTTCTATTATACTACTTCGAACTGTTTTTTTCATATGTATCGTTTAATTCTTTTCTTAAAAATTCAAACTCTATTCATTGCTAATCATTGTCATAATCATTATAAAAAGCATCAAAGATTTCAAAAAATGAATCAAGGCTGCGACAAAAAAGTTTGTCCCAGCCTTATGTCAATGTACTTATTTAATTATAGATTATTGTATAGTGATTCAATGTGCGCTTCAAGATTATCAATGTGTACCTCTTCACTTTCACCTGTTCGACGTACCTTCACTTCAACAATACCTTCGGCAGCGTTTTTACCTATTACGATACGAATTGGTAAGCCGATTAAATCTGCATCATTAAATTTAACGCCTGCGCGTTCTTTACGATCGTCATAAAGTACATCATATTGTTTTTGTAATTGCGCATACAATTGATTACCTAATTCAAGTTGTTCCTCTTTTTTAGGATTAATCGTAATTAAATGTAAATCAAATGGTGTAACAGTCTTAGGCCAAATAATTCCATTTTCATCATTATTTTGCTCTACAATAGCACTTAATGTTCTTGAAACACCGATACCATAGCATCCCATAATTAATGGTTTCGCTTTACCTTGATTATCTAAAAATGTAGCATTCATCGCTTCTGAATATTTCGTACCTAATTTAAACACTTGCCCAACTTCAATACCTTCAGCAAATTTTGCTTCACCAGAACCATCACTTAATTGTTCTCCTTCTAAAATGAAACGGAAATCTCCATATTCATCAATCTTAAAGTCGCGATCAATATTAGCGTTGATAAAGTGGTAACCATCTTCATTCGCACCTACTACCAAATTATTTAAATCTTTGACATAATTATCAGCAACAATTTTAATTTCTTTATCATGCACTGGACCTAGTGAACCAGGATTTGCACCTAATAAATTCACAATTTCATCTTGTGTAGCCATTTCAACATTATCTGTTCCAAAGTACGCTTTAACTTTAACGTCATTCAATTCATGATGTCCACGTACTAAGAACATAATGAATTCCCCATCAACTTTAAAAATCATTGTTTTTACGATTTCATCAACCGGGCGATTTAAAAAGTCAGCTAATTCTTGCGCAGTTTTAACATTAGGCGTTTCGATTTTTTCTAATTCTGCTACTTGTGTGTGCTTTTCATTTGGATGATAAACAACTTCCGCTTTTTCAATATTCGCTGCATAATCGCTATTTTCACTGAAGACGATTGTATCTTCACCAATTGCACTTAGCGCCATAAATTCATGCGTATGGTTACCACCAATTGCACCTGAATCTGCAACGACTGGACGTGCATTAATACCCACACGCTTAAATATACGACTATAAGCGTTATACATATCATTATATGTTTCATCTAAAGATGCTTCATCTGCATGGAAAGAATAAGCATCTTTCATAATGAATTCTCGACCACGTAACAATCCAAATCGTGGTCGTTTCTCATCACGGAATTTAGATTGAATTTGGAATAAAGTAAGTGGTAACTGCTTATATGATTTAAGTTCATCACGTACAATAGATGTTACAACTTCTTCGTGTGTTGGTCCTAAAGCAAATTCACGTCCATTACGATCTTTCAAACGCATTAGTTCTGGACCATAAGCACCCCAACGTCCTGATTCTTCCCATAATTCTGCTTGTTGTAGCGCTGGCATTAAAATTTCAACCGCATCGATATTTTCCATTTCTTCACGAATAATCTTAGAAATGTTATTCAACACACGAGATGCAAGAGGCAAGTAACTATAAATACCACTTGTACTTTGCTTAATTAATCCTGCTTTTAATAATAATTGATGACTCAGTGCTTCTGCTTCAGCAGGCACTTGTCTCATCGTTGGAATAAATACTTTTGATTGTTTCATATCTTATAATCCTCCTAAATTTACAAGAAATAGCGTTGAATATCGTTCCATGTCACTAATATCATAATAATGACTACGAAGATAGCACCAGCTGCAATGATAACTGTTTCCGCTTTTTTATTAAGTGGTCTTCTGAAAATCGCTTCGTAAATAACAAATAAAATTCTACCACCATCAAGTGCTGGTATAGGCAATAAGTTCATAACACCTAAGTTCACACTTAATAAAGCTGTGTAATATGTTAGAGCAATAATGCCTTGTTTTACTATTGAATCCACATTATGGTAAATACCCACTGGACCATTCAACATATCTAATGAGAATTGACCTGTAAAAATACTAGCTATTAACGTGCCTACCGCTTCAAAGATCAATGTACTAGCTTTAACAAATTGGTCAAATCCAACTGCAATTGGTTTGATAAGCGTATGCTCATTTTGTGGTTGGAAACCTAAAACATAATTTGTTTGTGAGTTTAATTTTGTTTGTTTGACCACTTGCTTTTTAGGGGTAATATCTACTGTCTTAGTTTGACCATGTCGTTCAAACTTCAATTGTGTTTTATTATCTTTAATTTTATTAGCTGCACTTTGAATTTCGCTAAAGTTATCAATTTTATATTTGCCTACTTGTTCAATTTTATCGCCAGCTTTTAATCCTGCTTTTTGAGCTGGATAATTATCAGCCAATTGTCCAACTGTCGTTGTTGGCGTACCTTGGAAATACGCTAGCGCAATAAATAACACTAGTGCTAATAAAAAGTTAAATAATGGGCCTGCAAATAAGGTTAAAAATTTAGGTAATGGTTTTTTATGTGCAAATTGACGATCTCTAGGGGCAATTTGTATCAAACTACCATTTTCTACAAAGTAAGCCTTTTTAGCAATATTAAAGTGATGACGTTCCATATCATATGTTGTGATACCTTCAATATATAAATCATCTTTGAAATCACATTTTTTTACTTCAATAGCTTCAATTTTTTGGAATTTGTGTTGATCATCCAAAATAATATGCGTGATTTCATCTTGTTCGTTAAGTTTAATTTTTACATTCATACCTGGTTCAACTGGTGGCTCTTCTAATCCATCGCCCGCCATTCTTACATATCCACCTACAGGTAATAAGCGAATTGTGTATAACGTTTCATCTTTTCGGAAACTAAATATCTTGGGTCCCATACCAATCGCAAACTCTGGACACATAATACCTGCACGTTTTGCAAAGAACATATGTCCATATTCATGCACTGTTACTAGTACACCAAAAACGATGATAAATGAGACTATAGTGATTAAAGTACTCACTTGCTACACCTCAATTATTTTTTAATTTTCTACAACTATTTACTCGAATGATGTAGATTATCTATGATTCAGTTATATTATTCAAGAATTTTTACTTTTAGAAAAGGAGTTAAGAATTACATTATCTAGTATGTCTAGTTAAATGTGAACTCATTAACTCCTCAATTATATCACTATAGATTTTTCATATATAAATAAAACATGAAAATAGTACTACATTTGTATTAATAAAATGTTGAGTAACGGTAATACGAACATGAAACTATCAAAGCGATCTAATATACCACCATGTCCTGGTAAAATTCTACCTGAATCTTTAACACCAAAATGGCGTTTAAATCCTGATTCAACTAAATCACCAAGTTGTCCAAACATACTGAGAATAATTGTTACTAACAATAATAACCATATGTTCAAGTGAAAATCTACAAAGAATAACATGATTAATGGAACGATTAAACTACAAATCAGTCCACCAATAAAACCTTCAATCGTTTTATTAGGACTAATAACGGGCCATAATTTATGTTTACCCATCAATCGTCCAAAAATATACGCACCTGTATCTGTTAACCATACAACTAAAAATGCATACAATATGTAATGTAATCCATCTGAACGCGTCGCATAGAAGTACATAAATCCAATACCAACGTATGCCACTGACATTAAGCAAAATGCAGCATCCATAAAACTAAATCTATTTTTAGAAAGAACGGTATAACTTAGTAAAATAAAACTCATTGCGATTAAACTTTTTAATTGAATATCACTAACCCAATCACCAGCAGCTTGTGGCAACATAATGATAATTAATGCCAACGCACTAAAAATGCCTGGAACAGAAAGAAATTTAATCATATTCATATTTAACAATTCTTTCAATGCGATTAGTGCTAATAAATAGGCAAACAACATTAACACAGTTCCACCCTTTAATAAAATGGGTAGAAAGATGAGTAATGCAATAATTGCTGTTAAAGTTCTTACTTTCATACGCTACTCCTTACTTAACCCTCCAAAGCGTCTTTGGCGAGATTGATATATTTTTAAGCAATTTTTTAGTTCTTCACCATTAAAATCCGGCCATAACTTCTCATTGAAAATGAATTCACTATAAGAAGATTGCCATATTAGAAAATTACTAATACGCTGTTCACCAGAAGTGCGAATTAATAATTCAGGATCTGGGTATGGATGCGTCATTAAATGTTTCGTAATCATAGATTCGTTGATGGCATTACTATCTTGACCATTGTTTTGAAGCTCATCATAAATTGATTTCATACTTTGAACAATTTCAGCACGACCACCATAATTGATAGCAAATATTAGTTTCAAACCTGTATTGTTTTTTGTTTTTTCTTTTGCATGCTCAATTGCTTCAATAGTCTTTTGAGGTACTGCATTTAGAAAACCAATTGTTTCTATTTTTACATTTTTTTCAATAAGTTCTGGTAAAAATGTCTTTAAAAAATTAACAGGTAAATTCATGATATAATTAACTTCACTTTCAGGTCTAGACCAATTCTCAGTTGAAAAAGCGTATAAAGTTAAATATTTGATGCCCAAATCACTTGCTTCTCGTGTTACTTTTTTAATAGTTTGCATACCTTCGTAATGACCTTTAATTCTAGGCATTTTACGCTTTCTAGCCCAACGTCCATTTCCGTCCATGATTATTGCTACATGTTCAGGTAAATTATGTAAATCTAAATCATCATTGTGACTGATTTTAGTCTTATTTCTTTTTATTAGCTTTTTAAACATGGTCTTTCCTCCGAGCCTGATCATCTCTGTTATATTATATTAGTTATTTAAGAAATCATCTATCATTTTATCATACTCGATAATGGCATTGAATAAGCAAATTAAAAAACTGTACCAAAGTCTGAATTGGTACAGTTTAGACTAAAATAATTCATTATAATGTCGAAAGTAAAATTATGATAAAACTTACACATTATTTGAATAATTAAATTAATGTCGAACTTATTAAACAGACATAATGTCTTTTTCTTTATCTTCTACTAACTTATCAATTTCTTTAATTGAATTGTCAGTAGCTTTTTGAACATCTTCTGTTTGACTTTTTAAGTCATCTTCAGTAATGTCGCCATTTTTTTCGTCTTTTTTCAATTGA from Staphylococcus taiwanensis includes the following:
- a CDS encoding ribosomal L7Ae/L30e/S12e/Gadd45 family protein — encoded protein: MSKSQILNFLGLAMRARKIKSGESVLLTEIKKQNIKLVILATDASDNALKNIKNKCETYHVPFKIFGTRAELGQSLGKAERVNVGVTDSGFAKKLIAMIDEYCKE
- a CDS encoding YlxR family protein: MKKKKIPMRKCIITNEMQPKKDMIRVVINKEGEIFADGTGKQQGRGAYVSKDVKSVEEAQKKGVLERYFNENPEKLEPVYKEIIRLIYREEIPK
- the nusA gene encoding transcription termination/antitermination protein NusA, producing MASNELLLATEYLEKEKKIPREVLIDAIEAALITAYKKNYDSARNVRVELNMDEGTFKVIARKEVVEEVFDDRDEVDLSTALVKNPAYEIGDIYEEDVTPKDFGRVGAQAAKQAVMQRLRDAEREILYTEFIDKEDDILTGVIDRVDHRYVYVNLGRIEAVLSEAERSPNESYIPNERIQVYVNKVEQTTKGPQIYVSRSHPGLLKRLFEQEVPEIYDGTVIVKSVAREAGDRSKISVYSENPDIDAVGACVGAKGARVEAVVEELGGEKIDIVQWNEDPKVFVRNALSPSQVLEVIVDEENQSTVVVVPDYQLSLAIGKRGQNARLAAKLTGWKIDIKSETDAREAGIYPVIESEEQADEIVMTGDEDVEIEDVNLEESNLTTAELSAEIDEPSEESEETDSEDVDKEEKDI
- the rimP gene encoding ribosome maturation factor RimP — encoded protein: MSKITEEVETIITPILNELNFELVEVEYTKEGKDHFLRISIDIDGGVDLNDCTLASEKISEAMDENDPIPEMYYLDVASPGAERPIKKEKDYQNAVEKPVFVSLYAPIENEKEWLGILKAVNEETITMEVKEKAKTKQIEIPRNKIAKARHAVMI
- a CDS encoding PolC-type DNA polymerase III, with translation MTNQEKFKVLADQIKISNQLDSEIIEKGELTRVDVSNKNRTWEFQITLPYFLSHEDYLLFTNAITEEFKEIAKVEWHFTIQNTSNQDEHAIKYFGHCIEHTALSPKVKGQLKQKRLIMSGNVLKVMTSNDIERNHFDKVCNGSLVKAFQKCGFDIDKVVFETDDTNSYDDLASLEAHIQEEDEKSAREATEKMEKIKAEKAKQQDNNESNVDKCQIGKPIQVENIKPIESIVEEEFKVAIEGVIFDINLKELKSGRHIVELKVTDYTDSLVLKMFTRKNKDDLDHFKALSVGKWVRAQGRIEEDTFVRDLVMMMSDIEEIKKTPKQDKAEDKRVEFHLHTSMSQMDGIPNISAYVAQAADWGHKAIAVTDHNVVQAFPDAHNAAEKNGIKMIYGMEGMLVDDGVPIAYKPTDRDLKEATYVVFDVETTGLSNQYDQIIELAAVKVKDGEIIDKFERFSNPHEKLSETIINLTHITDDMLTDAPEIDEVLTEFKSWVGDAIFVAHNASFDMGFIDTGYERLGFGPSTNGVIDTLELSRTINTEYGKHGLNFLAKKYGVELTQHHRAIYDTEATAYIFIKMVQQMKELGVTNHKDINQKLSNEDAYKRARPTHVTLIVQTQEGLKNLFKIVSASLVKYYYRTPRIPRSLLNEYREGILVGTACDEGELFTAVMQRDQSEVEKIAKYYDFIEVQPPKLYQDLIDRELIRDTETLYEIYDRILKAGESTGIPVIATGNAHYLFEHDAVARKILIASQSGNPLNRSTLPEAHFRTTDEMLDEFHFLGEDKAYEIVVKNTNDLADRIDKVIPIKDQLFTPRMEGANEEIRELSYANAKKLYGEELPQIVIDRLEKELASIIGNGFSVIYLISQRLVKKSLDDGYLVGSRGSVGSSFVATMTEITEVNPLPPHYICPNCKTSEFFDDGSVGSGFDLPDKQCSTCGADLIKEGQDIPFETFLGFKGDKVPDIDLNFSGEYQPNAHNYTKVLFGEDKVFRAGTIGTVAEKTAFGYVKGYLNDQGIHKRGAEIDRLVKGCTGVKRTTGQHPGGIIVVPDYMDIYDFTPIQYPADDQSASWMTTHFDFHSIHDNVLKLDILGHDDPTMIRMLQDLSGIDPKTIPVDDKETMQIFSSPETLGVTEEEILCKTGTFGVPEFGTGFVRQMLEDTKPTTFSELVQISGLSHGTDVWLGNAQELIRTGICDLSSVIGCRDDIMVYLMYAGLEPSMAFKTMESVRKGKGLTEEMIDAMKENNVPDWYLDSCLKIKYMFPKAHAAAYVLMAVRIAYFKVHHPLYYYAAYFTIRASDFDLITMIKDKESIKNTVKDMYSRYMDLGKKEKDVLTVLEIMNEMAHRGFRMQPISLEKSQAFDFIIEGDTLIPPFISVPGLGENVAKRIVEAREDGPFLSKEDLNKKAGLSQKIIEYLDDLGSLPNLPDKAQLSIFDM
- a CDS encoding proline--tRNA ligase, with the translated sequence MKQSKVFIPTMRQVPAEAEALSHQLLLKAGLIKQSTSGIYSYLPLASRVLNNISKIIREEMENIDAVEILMPALQQAELWEESGRWGAYGPELMRLKDRNGREFALGPTHEEVVTSIVRDELKSYKQLPLTLFQIQSKFRDEKRPRFGLLRGREFIMKDAYSFHADEASLDETYNDMYNAYSRIFKRVGINARPVVADSGAIGGNHTHEFMALSAIGEDTIVFSENSDYAANIEKAEVVYHPNEKHTQVAELEKIETPNVKTAQELADFLNRPVDEIVKTMIFKVDGEFIMFLVRGHHELNDVKVKAYFGTDNVEMATQDEIVNLLGANPGSLGPVHDKEIKIVADNYVKDLNNLVVGANEDGYHFINANIDRDFKIDEYGDFRFILEGEQLSDGSGEAKFAEGIEVGQVFKLGTKYSEAMNATFLDNQGKAKPLIMGCYGIGVSRTLSAIVEQNNDENGIIWPKTVTPFDLHLITINPKKEEQLELGNQLYAQLQKQYDVLYDDRKERAGVKFNDADLIGLPIRIVIGKNAAEGIVEVKVRRTGESEEVHIDNLEAHIESLYNNL